One stretch of Streptomyces sp. R21 DNA includes these proteins:
- a CDS encoding peroxidase family protein, with translation MAETGQHEQQYEQYEGGSPEAERLVFDRLARELMEVQVKNRRAGGGGISRAFHAKAPVGVENARLRFHDDLPAALRVGFAQPGAEYPATVRLSNASGIRQGDGSPDLRGAAVRVQVSEDESHDLLATSYPVSHARNAREFVAFAKAMAGARSPVQKAFGLFVKLPLAVGLGTANRMRRNVQAATRHTVDSLANETFWSRGAVLWGEAGPVRYMFRPIPGTPAAPAQDRKDPEFLHHEMARRLAKADVSYDLCVQRFVDERRTPVEDASVEWRDGVAPAVPIARLTLPAQDLDSAESRAVARRIEDLTFNPWYTTDDFRPLGNINRARKAGYQAGSAHRLGLRFVTEEPLQNRLIGAPVGAAFTLLNRYVPWHKLPLQLSLLNLVFLRKVLRRLNLIDTELREAPPKAQPVPEPIPERLRSERSYDGTYNDLSAPKMGAVGAAFGRNLKPQYRPDLFDTPNPVTVSRQLLYRESFVPATSLNVLAAAWIQFQVHDWVNHRRYKPGERNVEVPLPPGSGQWHNTPGGPPENMMRFAENEGIELPGGRPPILFGNTASHWWDGSEVYGEDEQAARFLREPDGGAKLRLEDGFLPGGQNGLPLTGFNDNWWMGLSAMHSLFAREHNAVCDALRGEYPSMSEERVYHTARLVVSALIAKIHTVEWTPAILATEAIDIGLHTNWQGPPQNWINKLGLWLLDAHSLTGIPKTLPDHHAAPYSLTEDFVTVYRMHPLIPDDFELREHHFGQRTETVGFLDIQGASAEAQIRKTGLANTLYSFGIAHPGAITLHNYPRSLQHFERDGEIIDLSVVDLVRTRRRGVPRYNDFRQGLHKQRIKSFEELTENAETVARLKEVYSSVDEIDTVVGLFAENPPTGFGFSDTAFRIFILMASRRLQSDRFLTVDYRPEIYTPLGIDWVEKSGMNSVVLRHCPELAALLPRGASAFAPWRTVRPSTDGGPG, from the coding sequence ATGGCCGAGACCGGGCAGCACGAACAGCAGTACGAGCAGTACGAAGGCGGCAGTCCCGAGGCGGAACGGCTGGTCTTCGATCGGCTCGCCCGCGAACTGATGGAGGTGCAGGTCAAGAACCGGCGGGCCGGGGGTGGCGGGATCAGCCGCGCCTTCCACGCCAAGGCGCCGGTGGGCGTGGAGAACGCCCGGCTGCGCTTCCACGACGATCTGCCCGCGGCCCTGCGGGTCGGGTTCGCGCAGCCGGGCGCGGAGTATCCGGCGACGGTACGGCTGTCCAACGCGAGCGGTATCCGGCAGGGCGACGGCTCGCCCGATCTGCGCGGCGCGGCGGTGCGCGTGCAGGTGTCGGAGGACGAGAGTCACGATCTCCTCGCGACCAGCTATCCGGTGTCGCACGCCCGCAACGCACGGGAGTTCGTCGCCTTCGCCAAGGCGATGGCGGGTGCCCGCAGTCCGGTCCAGAAGGCTTTCGGGCTCTTTGTGAAGCTGCCGCTGGCCGTGGGCCTCGGCACGGCGAACCGGATGCGCCGCAATGTGCAGGCGGCGACCCGGCACACCGTCGACTCCCTCGCGAACGAGACCTTCTGGAGCCGCGGCGCCGTGCTGTGGGGCGAAGCCGGCCCGGTGCGTTATATGTTCCGCCCGATTCCCGGCACCCCGGCGGCGCCCGCGCAGGACCGCAAGGACCCGGAGTTCCTGCACCATGAGATGGCCCGGCGCCTGGCCAAGGCGGACGTGTCCTACGACCTGTGCGTGCAGCGGTTCGTGGACGAGCGGCGTACGCCCGTCGAGGACGCCTCGGTGGAGTGGCGGGACGGTGTGGCCCCCGCTGTGCCGATCGCCCGGCTCACCCTGCCTGCCCAGGACCTGGACTCGGCCGAGTCCCGCGCGGTCGCCCGGCGGATCGAGGACCTCACCTTCAACCCCTGGTACACGACGGACGACTTCCGCCCGCTCGGCAACATCAACCGGGCCCGCAAGGCCGGCTACCAGGCGGGCAGCGCGCACCGGCTCGGGCTGCGCTTCGTCACCGAGGAGCCACTGCAGAACCGGCTGATCGGTGCGCCGGTGGGCGCCGCCTTCACGCTGCTGAACCGCTATGTGCCCTGGCACAAACTGCCGTTGCAGCTGAGCCTGCTGAACCTGGTGTTCCTGCGCAAGGTGCTGCGCCGGCTGAACCTGATCGACACCGAACTGCGCGAGGCGCCGCCGAAGGCCCAGCCGGTGCCGGAGCCGATCCCCGAGCGGCTGCGCTCGGAGCGCTCCTACGACGGGACGTACAACGACCTGTCCGCCCCGAAGATGGGTGCCGTCGGCGCGGCCTTCGGACGCAACCTGAAGCCGCAGTACCGTCCCGACCTCTTCGACACGCCCAACCCGGTGACGGTCAGCCGCCAGCTCCTGTACCGCGAGAGCTTCGTGCCCGCGACCTCGCTCAACGTGCTCGCGGCCGCCTGGATCCAGTTCCAGGTGCACGACTGGGTCAACCACCGTCGCTACAAGCCCGGTGAGCGCAACGTCGAGGTGCCCCTGCCGCCCGGCAGCGGCCAGTGGCACAACACCCCCGGCGGGCCTCCCGAGAACATGATGCGCTTCGCCGAGAACGAGGGCATCGAACTGCCCGGCGGCCGTCCGCCGATCCTGTTCGGCAACACCGCCTCGCACTGGTGGGACGGCTCGGAGGTGTACGGCGAGGACGAGCAGGCCGCCCGGTTCCTGCGGGAGCCGGACGGCGGTGCCAAGCTCCGGCTGGAGGACGGCTTCCTGCCCGGCGGGCAGAACGGGCTTCCGCTCACCGGTTTCAACGACAACTGGTGGATGGGCCTGAGCGCGATGCACTCGCTGTTCGCGCGCGAGCACAACGCGGTCTGCGACGCGCTGCGCGGGGAGTACCCGTCGATGAGCGAGGAGCGGGTCTACCACACGGCCCGACTGGTCGTCTCCGCCCTCATCGCGAAGATCCACACGGTGGAGTGGACGCCCGCGATCCTCGCCACCGAGGCGATCGACATCGGGCTGCACACCAACTGGCAGGGCCCGCCGCAGAACTGGATCAACAAGCTGGGCCTGTGGCTCCTCGACGCGCACTCGCTGACCGGGATCCCGAAGACACTTCCGGACCACCACGCGGCGCCGTACTCGCTGACCGAGGACTTCGTCACCGTCTACCGGATGCACCCGCTGATCCCGGACGACTTCGAGCTGCGCGAGCACCACTTCGGGCAGCGCACCGAGACCGTCGGCTTCCTCGACATCCAGGGCGCCTCGGCCGAGGCACAGATCCGCAAGACCGGCCTCGCGAACACGCTGTACTCCTTCGGCATCGCCCACCCGGGCGCGATCACCCTGCACAACTACCCTCGTTCGCTACAGCACTTCGAGCGCGACGGCGAGATCATCGACCTGTCGGTGGTGGACCTCGTACGGACCAGGCGGCGCGGTGTGCCGCGCTACAACGACTTCCGCCAGGGCCTGCACAAGCAGCGCATCAAGTCCTTCGAGGAGCTGACCGAGAACGCCGAGACGGTGGCGCGGCTCAAGGAGGTCTACAGCTCGGTCGACGAGATCGACACCGTGGTCGGGCTGTTCGCGGAGAACCCGCCGACCGGCTTCGGCTTCAGCGACACCGCGTTCCGCATCTTCATCCTGATGGCCAGCCGCAGGCTGCAGAGCGACCGCTTCCTGACCGTCGACTACCGGCCGGAGATCTACACCCCGCTCGGCATCGACTGGGTCGAGAAGAGCGGCATGAACTCGGTCGTCCTGCGGCACTGCCCCGAGCTCGCGGCGCTGCTGCCACGCGGGGCGAGCGCGTTCGCGCCGTGGCGGACAGTGCGGCCGAGCACCGACGGAGGCCCCGGATGA
- a CDS encoding thiamine pyrophosphate-dependent enzyme yields the protein MRHRLSPAAPSDRDCPRRSVRPSPYRPDLDFVGIARGLGVPAEQATTAEEFTQLLGRALAEPGPYLIDCLVPPVF from the coding sequence ATGCGACACAGGCTCTCACCGGCGGCGCCATCGGACAGGGACTGCCCGCGGCGTTCGGTGCGGCCCTCGCCGTACCGGCCCGACCTGGACTTCGTCGGAATCGCCCGCGGCCTCGGCGTACCGGCCGAACAGGCCACCACGGCCGAGGAGTTCACCCAGCTACTGGGCCGGGCTCTTGCCGAGCCCGGCCCGTACCTCATCGACTGTCTGGTGCCGCCGGTGTTCTAG
- a CDS encoding acetolactate synthase large subunit, translating into MGAGVDVCFANPGTSEMHFVAALDDAPRMRPVLCLFEGVATGAAGGYGRLADRPACTLLHLGPGLAGGLPNLHNARRAGTPVVNVVGGHALHHKRLDAPLESDITALARTVSTWTRRTYRASDLAGDLAEAVAAAYGPPGGVSTLVVPADVSWSEAGKGGVEPVTPRTGAVSPAAVTAAAEALRSREPAALLLGGAATRGAGLMAAARVAAATGARLLCETFPARLQRGAGLPPVERLAYRGADVAAQLSGVRHLLLAGTAEPVSFFAYPGQQGRLVPDGCEVRSLSVGSEDVTTALEALAAAYDAITPIPQAPIRPERPTGALTAASAAAVIGALLPEGGRRRRRGEHLRAVAARCHRGRTAARLADPQSLCHIPGRAPAVWHARSPRCRNVLVAPLRGRSGALRSHAPDDAR; encoded by the coding sequence GTGGGCGCGGGCGTCGACGTGTGCTTCGCCAACCCCGGCACCTCCGAGATGCACTTCGTGGCCGCCCTCGACGACGCGCCCCGGATGCGGCCCGTGCTCTGCCTCTTCGAGGGCGTGGCCACCGGCGCCGCCGGCGGCTACGGACGCCTGGCGGACAGGCCCGCCTGCACCCTGCTGCACCTCGGCCCGGGGCTCGCGGGCGGCCTGCCCAACCTGCACAACGCGCGCCGCGCGGGCACCCCGGTGGTCAACGTCGTCGGCGGCCACGCGCTGCACCACAAGCGCCTCGACGCGCCTCTGGAGTCCGACATCACCGCCCTCGCGCGCACGGTCTCCACCTGGACCCGGCGCACGTATCGCGCCAGTGACCTGGCGGGAGACCTGGCGGAGGCGGTGGCCGCCGCGTACGGCCCGCCGGGCGGGGTGTCCACGCTGGTGGTTCCCGCCGACGTCTCCTGGTCGGAGGCGGGCAAGGGCGGGGTCGAGCCGGTCACCCCGCGCACCGGAGCCGTGTCCCCGGCCGCGGTGACGGCGGCCGCCGAGGCGCTGCGCTCCCGCGAGCCCGCCGCCCTCCTCCTGGGTGGTGCGGCCACCCGGGGCGCCGGGCTCATGGCCGCCGCCCGGGTCGCCGCCGCCACCGGCGCCCGGCTGCTGTGCGAGACCTTCCCCGCGCGTCTGCAGCGTGGCGCCGGACTGCCGCCGGTCGAGCGGCTCGCCTACCGCGGGGCCGACGTCGCCGCCCAACTCTCCGGCGTACGCCACCTGTTGCTGGCCGGGACCGCGGAACCGGTCTCCTTCTTCGCGTATCCCGGGCAGCAGGGCCGGCTGGTGCCGGACGGCTGCGAGGTGCGGTCGCTGTCGGTCGGCTCGGAGGACGTGACGACCGCGCTGGAGGCGCTGGCGGCGGCGTACGACGCCATCACACCCATCCCGCAGGCGCCGATCAGGCCCGAGCGGCCCACCGGCGCGCTCACCGCCGCGTCCGCCGCCGCGGTGATCGGCGCGCTTCTTCCCGAGGGGGGCCGTCGTCGTCGACGAGGCGAACACCTCCGGGCTGTGGCTGCCCGGTGCCACCGCGGACGCACCGCCGCACGACTGGCTGACCCTCAGAGCCTGTGTCACATCCCCGGCCGGGCGCCCGCCGTCTGGCACGCACGCTCGCCGCGTTGCCGAAACGTCCTAGTAGCTCCGCTACGAGGACGCTCCGGCGCCTTGCGATCGCACGCACCAGACGACGCGCGCTGA
- a CDS encoding membrane-associated oxidoreductase, which translates to MEINDLTPAERRVWEAFPRGESVDFRDSPEDDPAGGEGWGPERTLRASVLRSLLLTAPQEEGEIAALKVSGARITGDLHLMYAVIDSAIRFSHCLFVNAPNLYGSRLRQLNLSGSVLPGLNFGSARIDGVLRMTDCRMRGPVRLGGTQIAGALFLDRAEFTAPDTSDPVLELNQSVIGDDLWAPGLRTRGEVRLNGANITGSINLVEAEFDRPAGTALDASTLTAGADVLLRKVHVRGKVELRGARVAGRLDISYTRLSNASGTALRASSCTIGELWLRMGPPVEGTLNLRRSQIDVLFVEPEMLPGVVALNSLTYTSLLPHEPAERRLPMLERDGNGYLPYSYEQLTASYRRIGDDDAARQVQLAKQRRHRATLTWYARAWGHLQDATVGYGFRPLRAAVWLLSLLTIGSIAYGLHHPPPVKADEAPDFSPVFYTLDLLLPIIDFGQEHAFSPTGWYQGLSYVLIITGWVLASTIVAGVTRAVSRQ; encoded by the coding sequence ATGGAGATCAACGATCTGACGCCGGCCGAGCGACGTGTGTGGGAGGCGTTTCCCAGGGGGGAGTCCGTGGACTTCCGAGACTCCCCCGAAGACGACCCGGCCGGGGGCGAGGGCTGGGGACCCGAACGGACGCTGCGCGCCTCGGTGTTGAGGTCGCTGCTGCTCACCGCGCCGCAGGAGGAGGGCGAGATCGCGGCCCTCAAGGTCTCGGGAGCGCGGATCACCGGAGACCTGCACCTGATGTACGCGGTCATCGACAGCGCCATCCGCTTCAGCCACTGCCTCTTCGTCAACGCCCCCAACCTCTACGGCTCGCGGCTGCGCCAGCTCAACCTGAGCGGCTCAGTGCTGCCGGGCCTGAACTTCGGCAGCGCGCGGATCGACGGCGTGCTGAGGATGACGGACTGCCGGATGCGGGGCCCCGTCCGGCTGGGTGGCACGCAGATAGCCGGGGCGCTGTTCCTGGACCGGGCCGAGTTCACCGCGCCGGACACCTCGGACCCCGTGCTTGAGCTCAACCAGTCGGTGATCGGGGACGACTTGTGGGCCCCGGGGCTGCGGACGCGGGGCGAGGTACGGCTCAACGGCGCCAACATCACCGGCTCCATCAACCTCGTGGAAGCGGAGTTCGATCGCCCCGCGGGCACCGCCCTCGATGCGTCGACCCTCACCGCGGGAGCCGATGTTCTCCTGCGGAAGGTGCACGTACGGGGCAAGGTCGAGCTGCGCGGCGCCCGTGTCGCGGGCCGGCTCGACATCTCCTACACGCGCCTGTCGAACGCCTCAGGCACGGCGCTGCGGGCCAGCAGTTGCACGATCGGTGAGCTGTGGCTGCGCATGGGCCCGCCTGTGGAAGGGACGCTCAACCTGCGGCGGTCCCAGATCGATGTCCTGTTCGTGGAGCCGGAGATGCTGCCGGGCGTGGTGGCGCTCAACAGCCTCACCTACACCTCTCTCCTCCCCCACGAGCCCGCCGAGCGCCGCCTGCCCATGCTGGAGCGCGACGGCAACGGCTATCTGCCGTACTCCTACGAGCAGTTGACCGCCTCCTATCGCCGGATCGGCGACGACGACGCGGCCCGCCAGGTCCAGTTGGCCAAGCAGCGCCGCCACCGCGCCACCCTGACCTGGTACGCCCGAGCCTGGGGCCACCTCCAGGACGCCACTGTCGGCTACGGCTTCCGCCCGCTGCGCGCCGCCGTCTGGCTGCTCTCGCTGCTGACCATCGGGTCGATCGCGTACGGGCTGCATCACCCGCCCCCGGTCAAGGCGGACGAGGCCCCCGACTTCAGCCCCGTCTTCTACACCCTCGACCTGCTGCTGCCGATCATCGACTTCGGCCAGGAGCACGCCTTCTCACCGACGGGCTGGTACCAGGGACTCTCGTACGTCCTCATCATCACGGGCTGGGTGCTGGCCTCGACGATCGTCGCCGGTGTGACCCGCGCGGTCAGCCGTCAGTGA
- a CDS encoding lipase family protein: protein MRDEQSAKGPSFAELRPYKSEQGAEAGATGFPVYPDLVERLLDAKGQPDPDGIVPHALATCCAYSYAGFDQRGDPGTIAMIMARLGLDENHVQVFEQRVDAMYIASAGYLIQDKDRRIAILCYRGTQPEDIISILTDADVRPEMLSVELEGRQYEVHAGFYRNVRATRHLVVHALGRALRGESVIPGVEGTRGDGLEALYITGHSLGGAMAALMGVMLTHEPQYRPIAEKLRGVYTFGQPMVGGEEFAKACEEATGPSGGHLLRDHMFRYIFDRDIVPALPPRPVGPYAPFGREFHYRRPRAPLDAALTFAADSAIEAVSLPGDLLRLLTGNPMRQPVARLGELTLRTGEAVRRSVRPLMRSRAAGWSENTEPGLHYPQMDSLAGLAVVAPLAFFATRLALTRTIPFKYSFDDHGPGHYVNALAPSWVLSEFGDVL, encoded by the coding sequence ATGCGGGATGAGCAGTCTGCAAAAGGGCCGAGCTTCGCGGAGTTGCGGCCGTACAAGTCCGAGCAGGGCGCCGAAGCGGGTGCGACCGGGTTCCCGGTCTATCCCGACCTGGTGGAACGGCTGCTGGACGCCAAGGGGCAGCCCGATCCGGACGGGATCGTGCCGCACGCCCTGGCGACCTGCTGCGCCTACTCGTACGCCGGCTTCGACCAGCGGGGCGATCCGGGGACGATCGCCATGATCATGGCGCGGCTCGGCCTGGACGAGAACCACGTCCAGGTGTTCGAGCAGCGTGTGGACGCCATGTACATCGCGTCGGCCGGATACCTGATCCAGGACAAGGACCGCCGGATCGCGATCCTCTGCTACCGCGGCACCCAGCCCGAGGACATCATCAGCATCCTGACCGACGCCGACGTGCGGCCCGAGATGCTCTCGGTCGAACTCGAAGGCCGGCAGTACGAGGTCCACGCGGGCTTCTACCGCAATGTGCGGGCCACCCGGCACCTGGTCGTCCACGCCCTCGGCCGTGCACTGCGCGGCGAGTCCGTGATCCCCGGCGTGGAGGGCACGCGCGGGGACGGCCTGGAGGCGCTCTACATCACCGGCCACAGTCTCGGCGGCGCGATGGCCGCCCTGATGGGCGTGATGCTGACCCACGAGCCCCAGTACCGGCCCATCGCCGAGAAACTCAGGGGTGTCTACACCTTCGGGCAGCCCATGGTGGGCGGCGAGGAATTCGCGAAGGCCTGCGAGGAGGCGACCGGTCCGTCGGGCGGACATCTGCTGCGCGACCACATGTTCCGCTACATCTTCGACCGCGACATCGTCCCGGCGCTGCCGCCCCGGCCCGTCGGCCCTTACGCGCCCTTCGGACGGGAGTTCCACTACCGCAGGCCGCGTGCGCCCCTGGACGCGGCCCTGACGTTCGCCGCCGACTCGGCGATCGAGGCCGTCTCGCTCCCCGGCGATCTGCTGCGGCTGCTGACGGGCAATCCGATGCGCCAACCCGTCGCGCGCCTGGGAGAGTTGACCCTACGCACCGGCGAGGCGGTACGGCGGTCGGTGCGCCCGCTGATGCGGTCGCGGGCGGCGGGCTGGAGCGAGAACACCGAACCGGGCCTGCACTACCCGCAGATGGACAGCCTCGCGGGCCTCGCCGTCGTCGCTCCGCTGGCCTTCTTCGCCACCCGGCTCGCGCTGACCCGCACCATCCCGTTCAAGTACTCCTTCGACGACCACGGCCCGGGCCACTACGTCAACGCCCTCGCCCCCTCATGGGTGTTGAGCGAGTTCGGCGACGTCCTGTAA
- a CDS encoding bifunctional sugar phosphate isomerase/epimerase/4-hydroxyphenylpyruvate dioxygenase family protein, with translation MRTSIATVSLSGSLTEKLTAAARAGFDGVEIFENDLLASPLTPEEIRARTADLGLCIDLYQPMRDIEAVPEDVFARNLRRARHKFELMRRLGADTVLVCSSVSPLAVDDDALAAGQLSQLAELAQDFGIRVAYEALAWGRHVSTYDHAWSIARTADHPALGTCLDSFHILARGSDPKGIEDIPGEKIFFLQLADAPLMAMDVLQWSRHYRCFPGQGGFDIAGLLGHVVRAGYQGPLSLEVFNDVFRQAAAGPTAIDARRSLLVLQEETGLATPPAPVVPTGVAFAELVTPDVEPVSALLGALGFTRTARHRSKPVDLWQQGEARILLNTGPAARRDGTALAAIGLESPDPAGAARRAESLLAPVLPRRRAPEDAPLDAVAAPDGTELFFCASDHPELPSWTGDFEPVEHQGGTRSVERIDHLALTQPWHQFDEAALFHHSVLGLSAQESVDVADPYGLHRSRAVTNADGSVRIALGVGPAPTDDGARAQHIAFATDDVVAAARRFRASGGRLLPMPANYYDDLAARFEFAEGELETYRELGILYDRDTDGEFRHCYTETVGRVFFELVQRDGGYRGYGAQNAPVRLAAQHAGRPLR, from the coding sequence GTGCGTACGTCCATCGCCACCGTCTCGCTCAGCGGATCCCTGACCGAGAAGCTCACGGCCGCCGCCCGGGCCGGCTTCGACGGCGTCGAGATCTTCGAGAACGACCTGCTGGCCAGCCCCCTCACCCCCGAGGAGATCCGCGCCCGCACCGCCGACCTCGGCCTGTGTATCGACCTCTACCAGCCGATGCGCGACATCGAGGCCGTCCCCGAGGACGTGTTCGCCCGCAACCTGCGGCGGGCACGGCACAAGTTCGAGCTGATGCGACGCCTGGGCGCCGATACCGTCCTCGTCTGCTCCAGCGTCTCGCCGCTCGCCGTCGACGACGATGCGCTCGCCGCCGGGCAACTGAGCCAACTGGCCGAGCTGGCCCAGGACTTCGGCATCCGCGTCGCCTACGAGGCACTCGCCTGGGGACGCCATGTGAGCACGTACGACCACGCATGGAGCATCGCCCGGACAGCGGACCATCCCGCGCTCGGCACCTGTCTGGACAGCTTCCACATACTCGCCCGCGGCTCCGACCCCAAGGGCATCGAGGACATCCCCGGCGAGAAGATCTTCTTCCTTCAGCTGGCCGACGCCCCGCTGATGGCGATGGACGTCCTCCAGTGGAGCCGCCACTACCGCTGCTTCCCGGGCCAGGGCGGTTTCGACATCGCCGGGCTGCTCGGGCATGTCGTGCGCGCCGGATATCAGGGACCGCTCTCCCTGGAGGTCTTCAACGACGTCTTCCGGCAGGCCGCGGCCGGCCCGACCGCCATCGACGCCCGGCGCTCACTCCTCGTCCTCCAGGAGGAGACCGGCCTCGCCACGCCGCCCGCCCCCGTCGTGCCGACCGGCGTCGCCTTCGCCGAACTCGTCACCCCCGACGTCGAACCCGTCTCCGCGCTCCTCGGCGCGCTCGGCTTCACCCGCACCGCCCGGCACCGCAGCAAGCCGGTGGACCTGTGGCAGCAGGGCGAGGCGCGCATCCTCCTCAACACCGGCCCGGCCGCCCGGCGCGACGGCACCGCGCTCGCCGCGATCGGCCTGGAGTCACCCGACCCGGCGGGCGCGGCCCGGCGCGCCGAGTCCCTCCTCGCCCCGGTCCTGCCGCGCCGCCGCGCGCCTGAGGACGCGCCGCTCGACGCCGTCGCGGCCCCCGACGGCACCGAACTGTTCTTCTGTGCCAGCGACCATCCCGAACTCCCCAGCTGGACGGGTGACTTCGAGCCGGTCGAGCACCAAGGGGGTACGCGGTCGGTCGAGCGCATCGACCATCTCGCCCTCACCCAGCCCTGGCACCAGTTCGACGAGGCCGCGCTCTTCCACCACAGCGTGCTGGGGCTGAGCGCACAGGAGAGCGTCGACGTCGCCGACCCGTACGGCCTGCACCGCAGCCGCGCCGTCACCAACGCCGACGGCAGCGTCCGCATCGCTCTCGGGGTCGGCCCGGCCCCCACCGACGACGGCGCCCGCGCCCAGCACATCGCGTTCGCCACGGACGACGTGGTCGCCGCCGCCCGCCGCTTCCGCGCGTCGGGCGGCCGCCTGCTGCCCATGCCCGCGAACTACTACGACGACCTCGCCGCCCGCTTCGAGTTCGCCGAGGGCGAGTTGGAGACGTACCGCGAACTCGGCATCCTCTATGACCGCGACACGGACGGCGAGTTCCGCCACTGCTATACGGAGACGGTCGGCCGCGTCTTCTTCGAACTGGTCCAGCGTGACGGCGGTTACCGGGGCTACGGGGCGCAGAACGCGCCGGTGCGGCTGGCTGCCCAGCACGCCGGGCGGCCCCTTCGTTGA
- a CDS encoding TetR/AcrR family transcriptional regulator translates to MTSVEEPARSGGRIRDAVRTKAEILDVATKEFARAGYTGARVDEIAARTSTTKRMIYYYFGGKEQLFTAVLERAYSVIREAEQELDVEHLDPVAAIRRLAELTFDHHEAHPDFIRLVSIENIHGAEHIAASEELGKIGSPALDVIRRILETGRESGLFTADVDAVDLHAMISAFCFFRVSNRHTFGALFGRDLTATDQREHYRNMLGDMVIAYLTADRTTD, encoded by the coding sequence ATGACCAGCGTCGAAGAACCGGCACGTTCAGGCGGGCGCATCCGTGACGCCGTGCGCACGAAGGCCGAGATCCTCGACGTGGCCACCAAGGAGTTCGCACGCGCCGGCTACACCGGCGCCCGGGTCGACGAGATCGCCGCCCGCACCAGCACCACGAAGCGGATGATCTATTACTACTTCGGCGGCAAGGAGCAGTTGTTCACGGCCGTCCTGGAGCGCGCGTACTCGGTGATCCGGGAGGCGGAGCAGGAGTTGGACGTCGAGCACCTGGACCCGGTCGCGGCCATCCGCCGGCTCGCCGAGCTGACCTTCGACCACCACGAGGCGCACCCCGACTTCATCCGCCTGGTGAGCATCGAGAACATCCACGGGGCCGAGCACATCGCCGCCTCCGAGGAACTGGGGAAGATCGGCTCGCCCGCGCTCGATGTGATCCGCCGGATCCTGGAGACCGGCCGCGAGTCGGGCCTGTTCACGGCCGACGTCGATGCCGTGGACCTGCACGCGATGATCAGCGCCTTCTGTTTCTTCCGGGTCTCCAACCGGCACACCTTCGGCGCCCTGTTCGGCCGCGACCTGACGGCCACCGACCAGCGCGAGCACTACCGGAACATGCTCGGCGACATGGTCATCGCGTATCTGACGGCGGACCGCACGACGGACTGA
- a CDS encoding shikimate dehydrogenase: MPQNSYLVGLVGSGIGPSLSPALHEREADRQGLRYVYRLIDIDTLGVGPEAVGDLVRAARDLGFDGLNITHPCKQLVIGHLDELAPGAEALGAVNTVVFEGGRAVGHNTDVTGFAASFARGLPDAPLERVVQLGAGGAGAAVAHATLTLGAGQVTVVDAMPDRAADLAASLNRHFGEGRATAATPDALPALLAHADGLVHATPMGMAAHPGLPFPAQLLHPGLWIAEVVYRPLETELLRTARALGCATLDGGGMAVFQAADAFRLFTGREPDSARMLRDIAELAGAVAAPK, encoded by the coding sequence GTGCCCCAGAACTCCTACCTCGTCGGTCTCGTCGGCTCCGGCATCGGGCCCTCGCTGAGCCCCGCGCTGCACGAGCGGGAGGCCGACCGGCAGGGCCTGCGCTACGTGTACCGGCTGATCGACATCGACACGCTCGGCGTCGGCCCCGAGGCGGTGGGCGACCTCGTGCGCGCCGCCCGCGACCTGGGCTTCGACGGACTGAACATCACGCATCCCTGCAAGCAGCTGGTCATCGGCCACCTGGACGAGCTGGCCCCGGGGGCCGAGGCGCTCGGCGCGGTCAACACCGTCGTCTTCGAGGGCGGCCGGGCCGTCGGTCACAACACGGACGTCACCGGTTTCGCGGCCTCCTTCGCGCGCGGCCTGCCCGACGCCCCGCTGGAACGGGTCGTGCAGCTGGGCGCGGGCGGCGCCGGTGCGGCCGTCGCCCACGCCACCCTCACCCTCGGCGCCGGGCAGGTCACCGTCGTCGACGCCATGCCCGACCGTGCCGCCGACCTCGCCGCCTCCCTGAACCGGCACTTCGGCGAGGGCCGCGCCACCGCCGCGACGCCGGACGCGCTCCCCGCCCTGCTGGCCCACGCCGACGGCCTCGTGCACGCCACGCCCATGGGGATGGCCGCCCACCCCGGACTCCCGTTCCCGGCCCAGCTGCTGCACCCCGGCCTGTGGATCGCCGAGGTGGTCTACCGCCCGCTGGAGACCGAGCTGCTGCGCACCGCCCGCGCGCTCGGCTGCGCGACCCTCGACGGCGGCGGCATGGCGGTCTTCCAGGCCGCGGACGCGTTCCGGCTCTTCACCGGCCGGGAACCCGACAGTGCCCGGATGCTCAGGGACATCGCCGAGCTGGCCGGCGCCGTAGCGGCGCCGAAGTAG